Part of the Canis aureus isolate CA01 chromosome 3, VMU_Caureus_v.1.0, whole genome shotgun sequence genome, TTGAAGCAGCTTCTCTGTGTCAGTGACTCACAAGGGCTCAGATTCTTTGAGTAAGAGATGTTCTATTGTCACTAAAATGACTTCAAACACCAAAGTTTATCACGGTCTGTGATATTAGAGGACAAGATTTCTTATCACTATAACCTTGTTAATTAACAAAAGCAATTTTTATGGGACCGGAacagaattgaaaaaaacaaagtatctgACAGAGTGGTGTGGAAAAGACAAAGAGATGATTGAGCCCGCTGTGGGATCTGTGCAGATTCTAGTGTTTCATGTTCTTGTGTCTGTCCTCAGATACATGGGGGGCACGGAGTCGGTGGGGGGGCATCTGTGAATTTGGTGCATACGTTGCTCTGCTTTGGGACCTTAAGATCTTTAAGATCACCAATGCAATGATATGACACACAAAACCCAACAACTGTTAAGTCTCCTTACATTATAGCACCATTTACCTAACGTGTGTCTTTTTCGTCATAAAGTACGTTACTATGAAAACCTAAGTCTGAAAAATGTCCACACATAATTTTAACtacacagcattttaaaattaaggtcaTCCGTTTTTAGGATATAAGTTCTTAAATGTAAAATAGCATTTTCTAAGTTGTGATTTCTAAGAAAACAATGTTCCAGTAATAGCTCTGAAAGCAAAAGGTGTTCTGTGAAAATTTAAAGAACTAAGAATCCTTCAGAAGGATGATAAAAAGCCCAACTGATAAAAGTTTCTGCACTCCAATTGATTCTACTTTCTATGAATCAAGTTAAAAacgaaggggaaaaaaggaaggaatgtaGACTCTTTATCTTATAAAGTAGGCTACACATGAGTAAAAAGCTATAGCAAAACAATGTGACTCATCAGGCAATGCAGTTATAATGTATACAGGCTGTGCACAATAAAAGGCTTTATGAAATGTGCAATCTGTGCACACCATTTCATGACCCTTCAAAGAGTTTCTATGTGCCCTGGCAGGTGGTGGGTTGGGTTACACCAAAGGAATTGCAGGTGATACCCAGTATACTACACTGTCCTTACAACTCTGATTAGGCAACAAGTTTCTCTCTCACAAAACCAGCTCACCAGGTATGAATTACTATGCGATGGACCACAAGCTCTGTAATTAGTGGCAATAcggctttcagaaaaaaaaaaaaagaaaaagaaaaaagagggtaTATTAATTCCAGGCCAGGCCAAGATGCGTGACAAAGTTGCACGCTGCACGCGGATTTGCTACTGAATAGCCAAGATTTAAGAGACTCATGCAATTTGACACCACAGGGTCCACTGGTTCTGTTGGTGGCTCTCTGGACTCCTGGAAATGATGGAAACAATAGTTACCTCTGACAGATACTTCGATCAAAACCAAAGCCGATTGCAGAGCGAACCAGCTGTTTCAGTTCATTTTGATTTGCTGCATAGGTTCCTTATGAAAGGACGAGATTTAAACTCCGAGCACTTGAAAGGGTGAAGCAGGAAGTCCTTCCCATTGACACCCCACAGCTGAGCTGATAACACAGACCACCTCCCTGCATCAGGAATAAGGAGCGACCCTTTGCCAAAGAAGGAAAGTCTTACTGAACAGGTAACGTTCAATCCCCCCTAAAGGGATCTCACGCATCTCTAAAGGATTTGACAGTAGTCGACTTGGCCTTCTAGCCTAAAAAAGCAGCACACCGCAGTCCTGCTGTATGTCGACGAGATAAATACTCAGTGTGGACCTGAGCTGcaggtaagttaaaaaaaaaaaaaaaaaaaaaaaaggaggggggggggcaaaaaGGGCAAggatatatttggaaaaaaaaaaaaacagttcttttttttttttttttttttaccaaataaagtagaagctttctttctttctcaaccaGGCGGTTTGCAACTAATCCAAAACTCAGGAAATAACTCTGCGAAACGAATAAACTTAGTTCAGGAAAACATGCGCGTCCAGTAACATCCGAAAACACGTGGCGGGGGTGGGGAAAGCGGTCGGAACACCACGCGAGACTCCAAATCCCATGACCCCATTCGGCAGGTGAGCCGGGCTGTGCAGGGCCCGCCGGCGCACTGGATGCTGGGGCTTGTGGTTTGGGCTCCTGCGCCTCCCCGCGGGTTTGCGACGTTTAGCGACCATCGCGcctgcgcccgcgcccgcgccggcTGGGAGGCTGCGAGGCTGCGAGGCTGGGGCCGCGGCGGCTCGCGCCGGGTGATGCTAGGcggctccctgggctccaggctgtTGCGAGGTGTGGGTGGGAGCCGCGGGCGGTTCGGGTCGCGAGGTGTCCGCGAAGGTGGCGCAGCCATGGCGGCGGGGGAGAGCATGGCTCAGCGGATGGTTTGGGTGGACCTGGAGGTGAgtgcggcgggcgggggcgggggcgggggcgagggcaggcgggcgggcgggcggggcagcggcggggcccggggcggcagGTGGGCGGCAGGTGGGCGGCAGGTGGGGGGCggcgggccggcggggcgggctGTGCGCTTGCTTTCCCGAGGGGACGGCTCCTCCGTAGGGCTCCCCCGCCCGGGTGCCGACCCCCGCCGCCGTGGCCGCTCGGGGCTCGGGGTCCCTGGGCTGGACCCCAgacgcccccgccccgcccccccgcccttCCGCAGCCTCCCGGGACCCTGGCTTGGTTTAGCCGGACCGGACTCCAGAGATGACTCAGCCTTACCTCTTCTCCCACAAACgagaaaactgaggcccggaGAGAGGATGGAGCCCCTTCAAGGTCACGCTGTTAGGTCCTGAGTGGGGACTAGAACCCAGTTCTGATCCCTTTGGGGTTTCCACACTCCTGCCGAAGCCTCCCCCCCTCCTCGgttgaacctcagttttcttacctagGAAATGGGGGTAACAgcagtgctttctacactcgatggTGGTGGAGATCAAGGCGCGTCATTGACACGAAAACTTTGTGAACTGCGGGGATGTAGTGATGGGAGTTGTCTAACTCTCACCAAATTGAATGCTGTCAGCACTCAATTTTGCTGACTTTGCATCCGTCCCACAGTAGAACCGGGGTGCCGGACATATAGCAGGCCTTcggtaaatatttatggaataaatgaCTCATGTTTAGTGCCTCCGGGGCTTGCCAGAGAAGCATTATTGTCTCTTTTATCCTGGCAATGGGATATAAATGGAATATGCTCGAGGGAATTACTGttaaatgaaattgagaaaaatagaCCGGGAAGATGGTTTTGTgtgtttcatatttgtttttgatTGCAGATGACAGGATTGGACATTGAGAAGGACCAGATTATTGAGATGGCCTGTCTGATAACTGACTCGGATCTCAACATTTTGGCTGAAGTAGGTGATGCCGTGTAATCCAGTCATACTGTTTATAGAGTATTAGAAACCTAAAtcctttctcccccccccccccacatctctttatttaaaaaaagtaataataataaaactgaggTACATATAGGTTAACTTCCAAAGGAATATGCTAGGTCATAGTAGGGTTACTTCTGGAACCAAAGTAGTCTATCTCACAATCTGGTTATTTTTCAATAATCCACGCCCAAAGTTACAGAAACGTATAATGCTCTCGTCTACTGAGACCTTACTGTGTGCTGCGCACAGTTCTAAGTGCTTCACATCTCTACTCTCAGTCTTCACAACAACTATAAGGTTGGTAGTTAATactcattttatagagaaggacGTTTTGGCACAGAGGTATTGGGTAATTTGCGCGGGGCCACCTGGCTCATTACTGGGGGAGTCAGGAATTTATCCCAGGCAGTTTGAATAAAGTGTTTCTAACCAATAAGAAGACAACCAGCTATTGTATCAGGGTTAGTGACTCATGCCAGAATTATATTGTCACCTTATTTAAACCTATATTGTCACCTTAATTTTCACTTGACTCTCTGTGTCCAGTTTCTGCCTTCTCAACGAGGATGTGTGCTTGTCTAGATCTGTAGTAAGACTTTGGAATTCCTGTTGATAAAGAATCAGAATAGTCTCTTGTTGATTTATTGGGCATGATTAAGGTTTTAACATGCTGCTTTTAACTGAAGTATTAAGCAGAATAGCACACCTGTTGCCTTTTGGACACTTAAGAGGCATTTGAGAAGTGTGCGAGGGCATCTGATTGGTAGTGGGCCTGGAATTGGTCCCTGGTCTCATATTGTCAGCAGTTTCAGAGGCCCTAAGGAACTCCAGAATAGGAACACAGTAGGGATGTTTGTGGGAAAAGGTTAGTCCTGTTAGAATCAGTTCCCAGAGAGCGGGAATGATGTGCTCCCTACATCAAGTGGATTTCATAAATCTACAGTAAGACTTCCACTTAGTAAGCAAGGGATGGGAGAAGGCCTGTATAGATGAATTGCTACTTTTGTGGAGTACCAGGCATACATCCTGGAGTTACCACTTGCTACATCAGCTGGAGGAAAATCATGAGACTTGGTGTTTCTCATTGTAACAAGTAGctcctgtggttttttttttttttttttttttttttttttagctttatataaataaagttctgcgttttaggtttggttgtttttttcctgtCACTTGGAATTTATTGCGGATGAATAGTGAAGAGAAGTGTCTTTATTTTGTGAGCCCTACTTACCCTTGGCTGAAGAAGAGTTTTTCCTTTAGACTGTTGATATAATGTGAAATACTGACAGTTTAATGGACCAGTTAGTTAATATGTACCCTGGAGGAAATTTGGGTCTGTATTCACACAGCTGCAGATGAGTGTAGCATTTGTAAATAGACTCAGTCAGATGAGgataagaatgttaaaaaaaaaaaaaaaaaaaaaatgctcagggGCTGTTGGCACTAAAGTGTCATTTCTgtggaaaatatgttttattcttGTGTATGAGTCTGAGGAAAATGTTTTATGCTGGTAGAAGAACAAACATCCTACCCTGAAAATTTTTCTGTAGGTAGCTTAGTGTGCCAAACTGGGACCTAGAATAAGTTAGATTGCCTTAGATTAATAGTTTGCTTTTCCCATCATAGTTTGTTAAAAAcgtttttttgttgcttttttttttttttttttcccaatatgaagtttttggttttttaaaaagcatgtcaTCAGAGCAAgttttttgcttcttaaaagaTTGCCTTGACCAGTTTTCTTATTTGGCTGAAATTCCTTGTTAGTTGTAAGATGTCAGATAGTCAAATTCGAGCCATCTCTCTCAGGGATCACAAACTATTTTTACCAGCTTAGTAGGAATAATGCCTTGGATTCATAAAGTACTTTTCTTCCAAAAAGTTCAAAGAACTTTGATGTCTGtaatttcttttatcttgttaAACATCCCGTTGAGGAAAGGGGGGCGGTTTGTTATCACTATCATACAGGAGAAACTATGCCCAAGATGACTTGTTTTAATGCCACCAGTCAGGCTTCTGTTATTGCTGGGACTCTGCCTAAGACACTCAGAAGTTCTGTGTTCTGTTAAGTGGAACAGAGAATTTGGGACCAAGTGTTGCTTTTTTATCCCCCCAGATGTTGccagttaccttttttttttttttttaagactttttaaaaatgtatttatttttttaagattttatttattcatgagagacacagaaagagagaaagagaggggcagagacacaggcagagggagaagcaggctgcatgcagggagcccaatgtgggactcgatcccgggtttccaggatcaggccctgggctgaaggcggtgctaaactgctgagccacccaggctgcccaccagttacctttttaactttttgatctAAAAGTGCCATTAAAATTAAGCAGTATAACTTTATCCGAACTCTATTTGTATTTTGCCCTGTTCTGCTGCTGCATCCTATTCCCCAAAACTTGTGTATTTTCTTGGCATtttgtatgcatatataaatgtatgttttttttttttaacatgtgtaCATGAAATCACATGCACGTATATACTGTTCTGCAATTGCTTTTTTCACTTGGCAATATAGACACTTTCCAAAATGAACTCCTAATTAGAGGTTGGCAAgcagtttctaaaaaaaagactggtaaatattttaggcttggaGTGCCACATACTACCTATCACATGTTTGTTTTACAACTctttacaaatgtaaaaataattcttagctTACTGAtagtaaaaaacaacaaaaaaaaaaaaaaccaaaaatatacaaAGGCTGGGGCTATGGTTTGCTGACCCTTGATAGACTACCAGTGTCCTCTGTTAATAGGCATTTCACTTTTCagaggtgtgtatgtgtgcgtgtgtgttcaGTCATTCCTTTTTGTCATTGTAAACAGTGCTGGAATGAATAAGGACTACTTAGATAACAAAGGGCCctcatctctttctctgccatCTATATATTTAATCCTGACAGCAGCGTAAACTTTACCTCAGAAACCACGGTTATCCCTGTCGATTCTGGATGACTAATGGCTTTTCCCATCCACAGGGTCCTAACCTGATTATAAAACAGCCAGATGAGTTACTGGACAGCATGTCAGATTGGTGTAAGGAGCATCATGGGAAGGTAACATTACCAAATAACAGGAGTGCTGCTTTGGGGATCAGTAACAAGCGTGTTGCTCCCACATCTGAATCCTATACCATTGTTGGATGGGATTTTAAAAAGGGTTAGAGGAAGATTGCTTGGCGAGCCTGGGAGACTGCTTGCTTGTTTACCTGTCATCTTTGGGACCTCTCGAGATCATCTCCTCGTgaatgttctcttttttcctctcctgcaTTCAGTCTGTCGCGAACGCATTGTGGATTGTCAAGCATTGCTCAAATCAGTCTTTTGGATAAGGTTAGACATCAACTTTCAGAGAAGGGGGCGTGCTGCTCACCTGTTAATAGTTGTTTCATCCCAGAGCTTATATCCTTGGACTTTGAGCACCATCTTTTTTGACTGTGTGGAAATGCTATTAACAATCAGGAACATAGCTTATATGACCTggattctttaagaaaaaaaaaaaaaatcagtgcaaaGATGGCAGTTTCAGTTTGAACTTGTGCTTTATAAATGGTCCATCTATGGTTATATTTGCCCATTTTAGAAGTGAAGTTTCATTTCTGGATGCCTTTGAAAACTGACTTGATGTGTTTCTGGTGGGGGCTGGGGATTCTCTCTTGCAGTCTGGTCTAACCAAGGCAGTGAAGGAGAGTACAATGACATTGCAGCAGGCAGAGTATGAATTTCTGTCCTTTGTACGACAGCAGACTCCTCCGGGGCTCTGTCCACTTGCAGGTAAAATCCAATCCTATGTATACCTTGTAGATAGTCTTCCATTGTAGTGGTTCAAGAGACTGCAGTTCCAGAAAGATCAGCTAAGACCATCATGCCTTTCACTTACCCTGATTTGGATTATACATCTTAATTTTGTGTTCACGTTTCTTTGTGTAATTTGTAACATGAGTATTGGGGAAATGCCCTGAAACCCGACATGGGATCTGGGGTACATAGACTCACTCAATAATATTTCCTCTCCTATTTTTATCATGGAAGAATTTCACATGTACAGGAGAGTTGGATTTAGTAACGGTTACCCTTGCGCCATGTTTGTTTTccctctggtttttttttttttgtttgtttgacattTGAAAGTAAATTGCAAGCGTTTTGATGTCTCATTCCTAAGTACTTCATCAAGCATTTCCTCAGAGTAAGGACATGTTCTTGTGTAGCCACAATATCAATATCATGTTTAAGgtagttaaaaataattcagtaataCCGTTTGAGATCTGGTCCACATGCAAAATGTCTAATTGTTTTTGAACCAGGACTCAATCAAGACTCATGCATTCTACTTGGTTATGTCTCTTCAGTCTCTTAATCTAAAATGTccacctgtttttattttttaatttttttcctgtgtaacATTGACTTCTTAAAGAAACCAGGCTGGTTCTACTAGGATTTTGAAAGTCCTGCCATTGTCAGGGAAAAGTTAATGATCTGTGGAggtgtatttgtatttgtatatgtaaTTGATGTAATAACTTACACTTTCcttaaatttcacttaaaaaaaaaagtttaactttaCCTCCTAGagcatatattgtatatatattttccctcTAGCTAGTGTGGCTGGTGTCTATTTTAAAGTACTTATTTGAAATTTAgtgttttttatataaattactgTATGGAAACATGAATATGGATATGATTTGTTAAAATTGGAATGTGaataaaggtttatttacttaATGTGGTTCAGTTAAGTTTTTAGTGTTAATAGTGTGGATTTCATGACACTGGGAGAAAATTTGCACATCTGGTATGATCTGAGAAAGTAACAAAT contains:
- the REXO2 gene encoding oligoribonuclease, mitochondrial; this encodes MLGGSLGSRLLRGVGGSRGRFGSRGVREGGAAMAAGESMAQRMVWVDLEMTGLDIEKDQIIEMACLITDSDLNILAEGPNLIIKQPDELLDSMSDWCKEHHGKSGLTKAVKESTMTLQQAEYEFLSFVRQQTPPGLCPLAGNSVHADKKFLDKYMPQFMKHLHYRIIDVSTVKELCRRWYPEEYEFAPKKAASHRALDDISESIKELQFYRNNIFKKKTDEKKRKIIENGENEKTVS